The proteins below come from a single Tissierella sp. MB52-C2 genomic window:
- a CDS encoding GNAT family N-acetyltransferase: MKIPILESKRIILRPLTIDDAENIYRSWTSDPEVSKFMMWDTHESIDDTVEWLKVEVENIHKEGLYNWGFVLKETGELFGSGGVHYKEQLNCYELGYNIMKKYWGQGLTTEAGKVILDFAIDILGEKKFFCRHAVDNIGSKKVMEKLGFQYYGDSSYNSFSGEKQFLSKDYYLNIN, from the coding sequence ATGAAAATACCTATATTAGAAAGCAAAAGGATAATTCTTCGACCTCTTACTATAGATGATGCTGAAAATATTTATAGAAGTTGGACATCTGACCCAGAAGTATCAAAATTCATGATGTGGGATACACATGAATCTATTGATGATACTGTTGAGTGGCTAAAAGTAGAAGTAGAAAATATTCATAAAGAAGGTCTTTATAATTGGGGATTTGTGTTAAAAGAAACTGGAGAATTATTTGGTTCAGGCGGTGTACACTATAAAGAGCAGCTTAATTGCTATGAACTTGGATATAATATTATGAAAAAATATTGGGGACAAGGTTTAACTACAGAGGCTGGAAAAGTAATATTAGATTTTGCCATAGATATTTTGGGAGAGAAAAAGTTCTTTTGTAGACATGCAGTTGATAATATTGGTTCAAAAAAGGTAATGGAGAAATTAGGATTTCAATATTATGGAGATAGTTCCTATAATAGTTTTAGCGGTGAAAAACAATTTTTAAGTAAGGACTATTATCTAAATATCAACTGA